In a single window of the Leptospira barantonii genome:
- a CDS encoding LIC13259 family plasminogen/vitronectin/complement-binding protein — translation MKKKIIIFLFVVFVALGAAESKSILPTRPTVLAELGQIHHSFLEGKEVNADRLIAVLQQEVARDKSLSPALKAAEKLKAGTDEKTKLEAYNELSESLKEYIQKDESTGFHVFYCPMVKKKWIASGDKVQNPYDPSMKGCGKKI, via the coding sequence ATGAAAAAGAAGATTATAATATTCTTATTTGTAGTTTTTGTTGCGCTCGGCGCCGCCGAATCGAAGTCGATTCTTCCCACACGACCGACCGTCCTTGCGGAACTCGGCCAGATCCATCATTCCTTTTTGGAAGGAAAGGAAGTGAACGCGGATAGACTGATCGCGGTTTTACAACAGGAAGTGGCCCGGGACAAATCCCTTTCTCCGGCGTTAAAGGCGGCGGAAAAACTCAAGGCTGGAACCGACGAAAAAACGAAACTCGAAGCGTATAACGAACTTTCGGAAAGCCTGAAAGAGTATATTCAAAAAGATGAATCTACTGGGTTCCACGTTTTCTACTGTCCAATGGTAAAAAAGAAATGGATCGCCTCGGGCGATAAGGTTCAAAATCCGTATGATCCTTCCATGAAGGGTTGCGGAAAAAAGATCTAA
- a CDS encoding sensor histidine kinase, which translates to MTESDFQILSHLKTPIGVLDKDLHIIICNSSFANRCSRKNPEELKSQDLTRILPFQNISIWEEFKNSKLEKTIYFKEHFKNESAEEFDFKGTLTRQRSGADEVLFLEISDSTSERTRNIQEKEIATIVSRMYHDLQEPIRNHTTFLKFVSEKYSSELDGKGKEFLQLSVEGANRLWNRINGLLLFLRIEKERNVFKTLSLKEVLEESILPFRESLDNAGMMLSFNGEFPEFVGNLPLLKELFGNLISNSIQFKKADADRILSFSYIREEDRHVVRVKDNGIGIDLIEKNNFIDLFKKYHIAEEFSGPGTGLFFCKRIAELHRGGLEIRTDGISGFEVIVSFPLEFKLEQL; encoded by the coding sequence TTGACTGAATCCGATTTTCAGATTTTGTCCCATTTAAAAACCCCGATCGGAGTTTTGGACAAAGATTTACATATTATAATATGCAATTCTTCTTTTGCAAATCGATGTTCTCGCAAGAATCCGGAAGAATTGAAAAGCCAAGACCTAACTCGCATCCTACCGTTTCAAAATATTTCCATTTGGGAAGAATTCAAAAATTCTAAATTAGAAAAAACGATTTATTTTAAGGAACATTTTAAAAACGAATCCGCCGAGGAATTCGATTTCAAAGGAACCTTAACCAGACAAAGATCCGGTGCGGATGAGGTTTTGTTTTTGGAAATTTCGGATTCTACTTCGGAACGAACTCGGAATATCCAAGAAAAAGAAATCGCGACGATCGTTTCCAGGATGTATCACGATCTTCAAGAACCGATTCGAAATCATACAACCTTTTTGAAATTCGTTTCCGAAAAATATTCGAGCGAACTTGACGGAAAGGGAAAAGAATTTCTACAACTCAGCGTGGAAGGTGCGAACCGTCTCTGGAATCGGATCAACGGTTTACTTTTATTCTTAAGAATCGAAAAGGAAAGAAACGTTTTTAAAACTCTTTCTTTAAAGGAAGTTTTGGAAGAATCGATTCTTCCCTTTCGTGAGAGTTTGGACAACGCCGGAATGATGTTGAGTTTCAACGGAGAATTTCCGGAGTTTGTGGGAAACCTTCCTCTTTTAAAGGAACTTTTCGGAAATCTAATTTCGAACTCGATTCAATTTAAGAAAGCGGATGCGGATCGTATTCTTTCTTTTTCTTATATACGAGAAGAAGATCGTCACGTCGTTCGCGTAAAAGACAACGGAATTGGAATCGATCTGATAGAAAAAAATAATTTCATAGATCTATTCAAAAAGTATCATATTGCGGAGGAATTTTCCGGACCCGGAACCGGGTTGTTTTTTTGTAAAAGGATAGCGGAACTTCACAGAGGCGGTTTGGAAATACGCACCGATGGTATCTCCGGGTTCGAAGTGATCGTAAGTTTTCCTTTGGAATTTAAGTTAGAACAATTATAG
- a CDS encoding sensor histidine kinase, whose protein sequence is MFKDSFSVLLIEDSNADYRLIQEYLGESQSPSFRISRSEDFTAGLSRITHENPDLVLLDLSLPDRAGLEALSEIKEKFPQIPVIICSGAEDKEITVNALQIGAQDYVYKGKFDSYSLSRSLVFAYERNRLALELEKKNVFEQESEERYRLFFQYNPHPAFLFEHDTFEILEVNQAVLEKYGYEERDLIGKNILKIFEPVDFDMVRKEILSFKFGVNRATSVVHKKKNGEELIADTTVYKFRYRNQVLDLAVITDVTEMVRNRESILASLAEKDTLIQEIHHRVKNNMQIMVSLLNLQADNAMSRELTAKELYGLLKDTESRVFSMSLVHNELYKSRDLSHVDFDSYLNMLLQNLWNLYGVDPKIRQTIEAKGLILGMNIAISLGLIVCELVTNAIKHAFSEGMQGALKIVASSRDGIVTVTIEDNGKGIPEEFLNVDHETLGLQLVTILTKQIQGKLKLETLNPGTRFQIQFPEKELT, encoded by the coding sequence ATGTTTAAAGATTCTTTTTCAGTCCTTTTGATCGAAGACTCGAACGCGGATTATAGATTGATCCAAGAATATCTGGGCGAGTCGCAGAGCCCTTCGTTTCGGATCAGTCGAAGCGAAGATTTTACCGCGGGCCTCAGTAGAATCACTCACGAAAATCCGGACCTCGTGCTTCTGGATCTTTCTCTTCCGGATCGAGCGGGACTGGAAGCGTTATCCGAAATCAAGGAAAAGTTTCCGCAGATTCCGGTGATCATCTGTAGCGGAGCCGAAGATAAGGAGATTACGGTGAACGCACTTCAGATCGGCGCACAGGATTACGTTTACAAAGGGAAGTTCGATTCTTATTCTTTGAGTCGTTCTTTGGTCTTTGCCTATGAGCGGAACCGTCTCGCTTTGGAACTGGAAAAGAAAAACGTATTCGAACAGGAAAGCGAAGAAAGATATCGTTTGTTTTTTCAATACAATCCGCATCCAGCGTTCTTATTCGAACACGATACGTTTGAGATTTTGGAAGTGAACCAGGCCGTTCTTGAAAAATACGGTTACGAAGAAAGGGATTTGATCGGTAAGAATATACTGAAGATTTTCGAACCTGTCGATTTCGATATGGTGAGAAAGGAAATTCTTTCCTTTAAGTTCGGAGTCAATCGCGCCACATCGGTCGTTCACAAAAAAAAGAACGGGGAAGAATTGATCGCGGACACGACCGTCTATAAGTTCCGTTATCGAAATCAGGTTTTGGATTTAGCCGTGATTACGGACGTTACTGAAATGGTTCGCAACCGAGAATCTATCCTCGCGTCCTTAGCCGAAAAGGACACTTTGATTCAGGAGATTCATCACAGGGTCAAAAACAACATGCAGATCATGGTTTCTCTTTTGAATCTGCAAGCGGATAACGCCATGTCGAGAGAGCTCACCGCAAAGGAACTTTACGGTTTGCTAAAGGATACGGAAAGCAGGGTATTCTCCATGTCTCTCGTTCACAACGAATTGTATAAGTCCAGGGATTTGTCGCACGTCGACTTTGACAGTTATTTGAATATGCTTCTTCAAAATCTTTGGAACCTCTACGGTGTGGATCCTAAAATCCGTCAAACGATCGAAGCAAAGGGTTTGATACTCGGTATGAACATCGCGATTTCTCTCGGATTGATCGTATGCGAACTCGTTACCAACGCGATCAAACACGCTTTTTCGGAAGGGATGCAAGGGGCTTTGAAAATTGTCGCGAGTTCTCGGGACGGTATTGTTACCGTTACGATCGAAGATAACGGAAAAGGAATTCCGGAAGAATTTTTAAACGTGGATCATGAAACGCTCGGTCTGCAACTCGTAACGATTTTGACAAAGCAGATCCAGGGAAAGTTGAAGTTAGAAACCTTAAATCCGGGAACCAGATTTCAAATCCAATTCCCGGAAAAAGAACTTACTTAG